One Entomomonas asaccharolytica DNA segment encodes these proteins:
- a CDS encoding YbgC/FadM family acyl-CoA thioesterase, translated as MQSDNNNPVFSQVYRVYYEDTDAGGVIYHSNYLKFMERVRTEWLRSFGYSQHELAKEDLLFVVHSASLRYVAPGRLDDELLVTATIKEVRRASFVFFQQVYRKLANGEKLLLCEGDIRLTLIDKVLFKSKPLPAGFIDKFLN; from the coding sequence ATGCAAAGTGACAATAATAATCCAGTTTTTAGTCAGGTATATCGTGTTTATTATGAGGATACAGATGCGGGAGGCGTCATTTACCATAGCAATTATTTAAAGTTTATGGAGCGAGTGCGCACTGAGTGGTTACGCAGTTTTGGTTATTCTCAACACGAATTAGCTAAAGAGGATTTATTGTTTGTTGTGCATTCTGCTTCATTACGTTATGTAGCGCCTGGTAGATTGGATGATGAGTTATTAGTAACAGCTACTATTAAGGAAGTAAGAAGAGCAAGTTTTGTATTTTTCCAACAAGTTTATAGAAAACTTGCAAATGGAGAGAAACTATTGCTTTGTGAGGGGGATATTAGGCTTACTTTAATCGATAAAGTTCTTTTTAAAAGTAAACCTTTGCCTGCTGGTTTTATAGATAAATTCTTAAATTAA
- the tolA gene encoding cell envelope integrity protein TolA encodes MAKRFISSENYTIPIILAVVVHVLVLAGFFIGWTNHPDIPAAKPTMVATLYEINSKSPATTQTSEKLAGEAAKTKAPLSKDDQTATQREEQKKIAEQQAKAKAEAAAKKQAEEKVKADQAKADKAKADAEAKKVADAKAKAAAAKKQADEKAKAEKAKADKAKADAESKKKAAADAKAKADAAARKAQEDKEAAALADLLGDKVEHAATKGDQAGSQVVGSIDDLIKRLVQENWTELGNPVPGTTVELMIQMLPDGTITNVTVSRSSGNAAFDTSAVNAAKNLGRIPEIQKLDANTFNQLYRQRKFIFTSKGL; translated from the coding sequence ATGGCTAAGCGTTTCATTTCATCAGAAAACTACACTATCCCTATCATATTAGCTGTGGTAGTTCATGTGCTAGTATTGGCTGGTTTTTTTATTGGTTGGACAAATCATCCTGATATTCCTGCGGCTAAACCCACAATGGTAGCTACCTTATATGAGATAAACTCAAAAAGCCCTGCTACCACGCAAACCTCAGAAAAGTTAGCAGGTGAAGCAGCAAAAACTAAAGCACCCTTATCAAAAGATGATCAAACAGCAACTCAACGTGAAGAACAAAAGAAAATAGCAGAACAGCAAGCCAAAGCAAAAGCAGAAGCTGCTGCTAAAAAGCAAGCTGAAGAGAAGGTTAAAGCAGATCAAGCTAAGGCAGATAAGGCAAAGGCTGATGCTGAAGCAAAAAAAGTAGCAGATGCTAAAGCGAAAGCAGCGGCTGCTAAGAAACAAGCGGATGAAAAAGCGAAAGCAGAAAAGGCAAAAGCTGACAAAGCGAAAGCCGATGCAGAATCGAAAAAGAAAGCGGCAGCAGATGCAAAGGCCAAAGCTGACGCAGCAGCACGAAAGGCTCAAGAAGATAAAGAGGCGGCTGCACTTGCAGATCTATTAGGCGATAAAGTAGAACATGCGGCTACTAAAGGCGATCAAGCAGGTAGTCAAGTAGTAGGTAGTATTGATGATTTGATTAAACGCTTAGTACAAGAAAATTGGACTGAATTAGGTAATCCTGTACCAGGTACTACCGTAGAGTTAATGATTCAGATGTTACCTGATGGAACTATTACCAATGTAACTGTCAGTCGTAGCAGTGGTAATGCTGCATTTGATACTTCGGCAGTGAATGCCGCTAAAAATCTTGGAAGAATACCAGAAATACAGAAATTAGATGCAAATACATTTAATCAGCTTTACCGACAAAGAAAATTCATTTTTACATCGAAAGGTTTATAA
- the ruvB gene encoding Holliday junction branch migration DNA helicase RuvB encodes MIEPDRILAAGARDREDQQDRAIRPLTLSDYIGQKVVREQMELFIKAARGRQESLDHTLIFGPPGLGKTTLANIIANEMGVSVKSTSGPVLEKAGDLAALLTNLEPGDVLFVDEIHRLSPVVEEVLYPAMEDFQLDIMIGEGPAARSIKLDLPPFTLVGATTRAGMLTNPLRDRFGIVQRLEFYDIADLATIVARSAKILGIPIEPEGSHEIARRSRGTPRIANRILRRVRDYAQVKGQGIITKYMADQALNMLDVDERGFDHLDRRLMLTMIDKFDGGPVGLDNLAAAISEERNTIEDVLEPYLIQQGFIMRTPRGRMVTRHAYLHFGLNIPKKMVESSTPDLFNE; translated from the coding sequence ATGATAGAGCCTGATCGCATATTAGCTGCTGGTGCTCGAGATCGTGAAGATCAACAAGATCGTGCCATTCGTCCGCTTACTTTATCGGATTATATAGGTCAAAAAGTAGTACGCGAACAAATGGAATTGTTTATTAAAGCGGCAAGAGGTAGACAAGAATCGTTAGATCATACATTAATTTTTGGCCCTCCTGGTTTAGGCAAAACGACACTAGCCAATATTATTGCTAATGAAATGGGTGTTTCTGTTAAAAGTACTTCTGGTCCTGTACTAGAAAAAGCAGGCGATTTAGCGGCTTTATTAACCAATTTAGAACCGGGCGATGTGCTGTTCGTGGATGAAATTCATCGGCTTTCACCTGTGGTGGAAGAAGTGCTTTATCCTGCTATGGAAGATTTCCAGTTGGATATTATGATAGGTGAGGGGCCTGCGGCACGCTCTATTAAGTTAGATTTACCGCCTTTTACCTTGGTAGGGGCTACCACAAGAGCAGGCATGTTAACTAACCCTTTAAGGGACAGGTTTGGTATAGTACAGCGCTTAGAGTTTTATGATATTGCTGATCTAGCCACTATCGTAGCTCGTTCTGCCAAGATTCTTGGTATTCCTATTGAACCAGAAGGTTCTCATGAAATTGCCAGACGTTCTAGAGGAACGCCACGTATAGCCAATAGAATTTTACGTCGGGTACGTGATTATGCTCAAGTCAAAGGGCAAGGAATTATTACAAAATATATGGCAGATCAAGCACTTAATATGCTCGATGTGGATGAGCGTGGTTTTGATCATTTAGATAGGCGATTAATGCTAACCATGATTGATAAATTTGATGGTGGCCCTGTTGGCTTAGATAACTTAGCGGCAGCAATTAGCGAGGAACGCAATACCATTGAAGATGTTTTAGAGCCCTATCTAATTCAGCAGGGATTTATTATGCGTACCCCGCGTGGTCGGATGGTAACTCGACATGCTTATTTACATTTTGGTTTAAATATTCCTAAGAAAATGGTTGAATCCTCTACTCCTGATCTATTTAATGAGTAA
- a CDS encoding FAD-dependent oxidoreductase yields MSQQIVTDIVIIGGGIAGLWLNARLHQLGYSALVIENNTLGGGQSVKSQGIIHGGTKYALNGALTGASEAISGMPKRWRDCLVGKGELDLTGVNILSHYHYLWSPGSIAGNLMSFFASKALRTRVKQVKNNELPIALQDKQFMGKAYQLDELVLDVPTLISRLVELSENRVLAAKSVSAISVTKDKTVIKADDFTIETQVLVLSAGEGNEELIKSFNLTKPAMQLRPLHMVMVKSPNIKPLYAHCLGAGVKPRLTVTTHYHQDSTPVWYLGAELSEASGVARSESEQIEFAKSEVAKLIPWIDLSNAEWATLRVNRAEPAQNSLMRPDNAFIAEQLPIIVGWPTKLALAPDFADQCIHSLQKNNIKPLYQQSLPELHKPCIAKRVWDELLP; encoded by the coding sequence ATGTCTCAACAAATAGTTACTGATATTGTTATTATAGGTGGTGGAATTGCTGGCTTATGGCTTAATGCACGACTTCATCAATTAGGTTATAGTGCTTTGGTAATTGAGAATAATACGTTAGGCGGTGGGCAATCGGTAAAGTCACAAGGTATTATTCATGGAGGCACTAAGTATGCACTAAATGGTGCATTAACAGGTGCTTCTGAAGCAATATCAGGTATGCCGAAGCGTTGGCGAGACTGTTTGGTAGGAAAGGGTGAACTAGATTTAACAGGTGTTAATATTCTGAGCCATTACCATTATTTATGGTCACCAGGCAGTATTGCAGGTAATTTAATGAGTTTCTTTGCGAGTAAAGCTTTAAGAACTCGTGTAAAACAAGTAAAAAATAATGAATTACCAATAGCCTTGCAAGATAAACAGTTTATGGGTAAAGCCTATCAGTTAGACGAGTTAGTGTTAGATGTTCCTACGTTGATTAGTAGATTGGTGGAGTTGTCAGAAAACCGTGTTTTGGCTGCAAAGTCAGTATCAGCTATTAGTGTAACTAAAGATAAAACAGTTATAAAAGCAGATGATTTTACTATAGAAACACAAGTTTTAGTTTTATCAGCAGGTGAAGGTAATGAAGAACTGATAAAAAGTTTTAATCTTACTAAACCAGCAATGCAACTTAGACCGTTGCATATGGTGATGGTTAAATCACCCAATATTAAGCCGTTGTATGCGCATTGTTTAGGGGCTGGGGTAAAACCTAGATTAACGGTTACAACTCACTATCACCAAGATAGTACGCCTGTTTGGTATTTAGGGGCAGAGCTATCTGAAGCAAGTGGTGTTGCAAGAAGTGAAAGTGAACAAATTGAATTTGCAAAATCAGAAGTAGCGAAGCTTATTCCGTGGATTGATTTATCAAATGCTGAGTGGGCAACACTAAGGGTTAATCGTGCTGAGCCTGCACAAAATAGTTTGATGCGTCCTGATAATGCATTTATAGCAGAACAATTACCTATTATTGTAGGTTGGCCCACAAAATTAGCGTTAGCGCCTGATTTTGCGGATCAATGCATTCACAGTTTACAAAAAAATAATATAAAACCACTTTATCAGCAATCATTGCCTGAACTGCATAAACCTTGTATTGCAAAAAGAGTGTGGGATGAATTATTGCCATGA
- the pal gene encoding peptidoglycan-associated lipoprotein Pal gives MKITKFAICALMMAFVVGCSSNKANDTSGSTDGNSGYDSTAGVGVGTGDTSGFNGMSAEEVAALRAITTFYFNYDSSDLQPDSMRALDVHAHDLMQNGKHVVLQGHTDERGTREYNMALGERRGNAVKRYLTMQGVSPSQLEVVSYGKERPAVSGHDEAAWAQNRRVELIFQ, from the coding sequence ATGAAAATTACTAAGTTTGCTATTTGTGCATTAATGATGGCCTTTGTAGTAGGCTGTTCTTCTAATAAAGCCAATGATACCTCAGGTTCAACTGATGGTAACTCAGGCTATGATTCTACTGCTGGAGTAGGTGTTGGTACTGGTGATACCAGTGGTTTTAATGGCATGAGTGCTGAAGAAGTAGCTGCTTTAAGAGCGATTACTACCTTCTATTTCAATTATGATAGTTCAGATTTACAACCCGATTCAATGCGTGCTTTAGATGTGCATGCCCATGATTTAATGCAAAATGGTAAGCATGTTGTTTTACAAGGCCATACTGATGAACGTGGTACTCGTGAGTATAATATGGCATTAGGTGAGCGTCGTGGTAATGCGGTTAAACGCTATTTAACTATGCAAGGTGTTTCTCCTTCACAGTTAGAAGTGGTTTCTTATGGTAAAGAACGTCCAGCAGTGAGCGGACATGATGAAGCAGCATGGGCTCAAAATCGCCGTGTTGAGTTAATATTTCAATAA
- the queE gene encoding 7-carboxy-7-deazaguanine synthase QueE has product MKLRITEIFYSLQGESRTIGLPTVFIRLTGCPLRCQYCDTTYAFKGGELVELTAIMEKVASYNPHYVCVTGGEPLAQPNCIMLLKQLCDAGYQVSLETSGALDISATDTRVSRVVDLKTPDSQEVARNLYENINYLTKNDQIKFVICSRDDYDWAKTKLIQYDLSNRVDEIIFSPSFQQVKPQQLADWIIADNLPVRFQLQLHKILWNDEPGH; this is encoded by the coding sequence ATGAAATTACGCATTACAGAGATTTTTTATTCATTACAAGGTGAATCTCGTACTATTGGTTTACCGACTGTTTTTATTCGTTTAACAGGTTGTCCCTTGCGTTGTCAGTATTGTGATACGACTTATGCATTTAAGGGGGGAGAGTTAGTTGAGCTAACAGCTATAATGGAAAAAGTAGCTTCTTATAACCCACACTATGTCTGTGTGACTGGTGGTGAACCTTTAGCCCAACCAAATTGTATTATGTTACTTAAGCAATTATGTGATGCAGGTTATCAAGTTTCTTTAGAAACGAGTGGTGCATTAGATATTTCAGCGACGGATACGCGGGTGAGTCGAGTGGTAGATTTAAAAACACCTGACTCACAAGAAGTAGCACGTAATCTTTATGAGAATATTAATTACCTCACGAAAAATGATCAGATTAAGTTTGTGATTTGTTCAAGAGATGATTACGATTGGGCAAAAACAAAATTGATTCAATATGATTTGTCTAATCGCGTGGATGAAATTATCTTTTCACCGAGTTTTCAACAAGTAAAACCACAGCAATTAGCTGATTGGATTATTGCTGATAATTTACCTGTACGTTTTCAATTACAGTTACATAAAATTCTTTGGAATGATGAGCCAGGTCACTAA
- the ybgF gene encoding tol-pal system protein YbgF gives MRLRIWQLSVLALCGFPLLTLGQTAGQNNSNSSALSGQAQVFMQLQQMQNQINQLQGTVEEQQLLIKQLQQESLDRYQDLDKRLSNANSQPAKSASSDNSKAIDASQPLTPPAKQNTAAADPEQEKIYYNAAFGLIQKKDYAKAEQAFTAFLNKFPNSQYAGNAQYWLAEVNLVQGDSQGASTSFSKVIQQYPNHSKVPDAMYKLATVQQKLGNNDKAKELLNQLVAKYPNSSAATLAKRSLQTLN, from the coding sequence ATGAGATTGAGGATTTGGCAATTAAGTGTACTTGCATTATGTGGTTTCCCTTTATTAACTTTGGGACAGACAGCAGGCCAGAATAATTCCAATTCTTCTGCTCTGTCAGGTCAAGCACAAGTATTTATGCAGTTACAGCAAATGCAGAATCAGATTAATCAGTTGCAAGGTACTGTAGAGGAACAGCAACTGTTAATTAAGCAATTGCAACAAGAAAGCTTGGATCGTTATCAGGATTTGGATAAACGTTTATCAAATGCTAATAGCCAACCAGCAAAATCAGCCAGTAGTGATAATAGTAAAGCCATTGATGCTAGTCAGCCATTAACACCGCCAGCTAAGCAAAATACTGCAGCAGCAGATCCTGAACAGGAAAAAATTTATTATAATGCTGCTTTTGGTTTGATTCAAAAAAAGGATTATGCAAAAGCTGAACAGGCATTTACTGCTTTTTTAAATAAATTTCCAAATAGCCAATATGCAGGAAATGCTCAATATTGGCTAGCAGAAGTTAATTTAGTACAGGGTGACTCACAAGGCGCTAGTACTAGTTTTAGTAAAGTGATACAGCAATATCCTAATCATTCTAAAGTACCTGATGCGATGTATAAATTAGCAACAGTACAACAGAAATTAGGTAATAATGATAAGGCTAAAGAGTTACTTAATCAGTTAGTAGCAAAATATCCTAATAGTTCAGCAGCTACTTTAGCCAAACGTAGTTTACAAACTTTAAATTAG
- the tolQ gene encoding protein TolQ, which yields MQPTVHDMSVWGLVTQATWVVQLIMLALLAASLLSWIIIFQRSKVMNTAKKGLDEFEDQFWSGMDLSKLYRQVTANPDPDCGVEQVFKSGFKEFSRLSQLPGMEPDAITVGTQRAMRVAIAREEEKLQNHLPFLATVGSTSPYVGLFGTVWGIMHAFMGLANVQQATLSTVAPGIAEALIATAIGLFAAIPAVIGYNRFAARSETLLGRYETFAEEFQAILHRKVHSFND from the coding sequence GTGCAGCCAACTGTTCATGATATGTCTGTGTGGGGTTTAGTTACCCAAGCTACTTGGGTTGTGCAATTAATTATGTTGGCATTATTAGCGGCTTCATTACTGTCGTGGATTATTATTTTCCAACGCAGTAAAGTAATGAATACAGCTAAAAAAGGCTTAGATGAGTTTGAAGATCAGTTTTGGTCTGGCATGGATCTATCAAAACTCTATCGTCAAGTTACTGCTAACCCAGATCCTGATTGTGGGGTTGAGCAAGTTTTTAAATCGGGTTTTAAAGAGTTCTCACGGTTAAGCCAATTACCAGGTATGGAACCAGATGCAATTACGGTAGGTACTCAACGAGCAATGCGAGTGGCTATTGCAAGAGAAGAAGAGAAGTTACAAAACCACTTACCGTTCTTGGCAACTGTTGGTTCAACTAGCCCTTATGTGGGTTTGTTTGGTACTGTTTGGGGTATTATGCACGCCTTTATGGGATTAGCGAATGTACAACAGGCAACACTTTCTACGGTTGCACCAGGTATTGCAGAAGCTTTAATTGCCACAGCGATTGGTTTATTTGCTGCTATTCCTGCGGTAATAGGTTATAACCGATTTGCAGCACGATCAGAAACTTTGTTAGGGCGCTATGAAACTTTTGCAGAAGAGTTCCAAGCTATCTTACACCGTAAAGTGCATTCATTTAACGACTAA
- a CDS encoding Na+/H+ antiporter, giving the protein MQSAYMVLTLLMLVGVSQLGSRLLPFIPVPILQIVLGTIVAWPALGVHVDFEPELFLMLFLPPLLFSDGWQVPKRDLWKYKGPIFLLAVGLVLFTVIIAGYFIHFLIPTIPLAAAFALAAMLSPTDAVAVSAVTRGKLPTPLMRLLQGESLMNDASGLVTFKFALAAAITGVFSLLDASVNFVIVALGGLAVGVILSWLLGQLRSWMIGRGWDDPATHVMFMLLLPFLSYVVAEHFHVSGILSAVAAGMMQSWVDLLPKQTSTRLLNRSVWTLLEFVFNGLIFILLGLQLPDIIKKMIARIGPENQFSTMIQQIFVIFLIFFILIVLRYLWVQGNWYLINRLNKVRKKSAKDMPQTKRAALLLTLGGVRGAVTLAGTLSIPLFIDAKLGIPFPERDLMIFIAVGVILLSLITACISLPLLLRGVEMKVDEGRRKEFREAWHKTAEAAIHALETEEVTSDPSISQNAALASMVAETKARIMAEYREHLNAYDNNTEEMQVRADQNDKVEKMLRLRALRAQRLELYRLRRHRAIGDDIVRQVLDELDLQEATLSGATSAH; this is encoded by the coding sequence ATGCAGAGTGCTTATATGGTACTCACTTTGTTGATGTTAGTTGGGGTTTCTCAATTAGGGAGTCGTTTATTACCTTTTATTCCTGTTCCTATTTTACAAATAGTTTTAGGTACTATTGTGGCATGGCCAGCTTTAGGGGTGCATGTTGATTTTGAACCTGAACTTTTTTTAATGCTGTTTTTACCACCCTTACTTTTTTCTGATGGTTGGCAAGTACCTAAACGGGATTTATGGAAGTATAAAGGCCCTATTTTTCTACTAGCTGTAGGTTTAGTGCTTTTTACAGTGATTATTGCTGGCTATTTTATTCATTTTTTAATTCCTACCATACCGTTAGCCGCAGCTTTTGCGTTGGCTGCAATGCTTTCACCTACCGATGCGGTGGCTGTATCGGCAGTTACCAGAGGTAAACTGCCCACACCATTAATGCGGCTGTTACAAGGCGAGTCATTAATGAATGATGCTTCTGGTCTTGTAACCTTTAAGTTTGCATTAGCTGCTGCAATCACGGGGGTTTTCTCTCTATTAGATGCTAGTGTAAATTTTGTTATCGTAGCTTTAGGTGGTTTGGCTGTAGGGGTTATATTAAGCTGGTTGTTAGGTCAGCTACGTAGCTGGATGATTGGTCGTGGTTGGGATGACCCTGCTACCCATGTAATGTTCATGCTGTTATTGCCTTTCTTATCTTATGTGGTGGCTGAACACTTCCATGTTTCAGGTATTTTGTCTGCTGTAGCTGCAGGGATGATGCAGAGTTGGGTAGATTTATTACCTAAGCAGACATCAACTAGATTATTAAATCGAAGTGTTTGGACCCTTTTAGAGTTTGTGTTTAATGGTTTGATTTTTATTTTATTAGGTTTGCAATTGCCTGATATTATTAAAAAAATGATAGCTCGTATAGGTCCTGAAAATCAGTTTTCTACAATGATACAGCAAATATTCGTAATATTTCTTATCTTTTTTATTTTGATAGTACTTAGATACCTTTGGGTGCAAGGGAATTGGTATTTAATAAACCGCTTAAATAAAGTGCGCAAAAAATCAGCTAAAGATATGCCTCAGACTAAAAGAGCAGCATTACTTTTAACGTTAGGTGGTGTACGAGGTGCGGTTACTTTAGCAGGTACATTGTCAATACCTTTATTTATAGATGCTAAGCTAGGTATACCTTTTCCTGAACGTGATTTAATGATCTTTATTGCGGTAGGGGTTATTTTATTATCCTTAATTACCGCTTGTATCTCCTTGCCTCTATTATTACGTGGCGTTGAGATGAAAGTTGATGAGGGGCGTAGAAAGGAGTTTCGTGAGGCGTGGCATAAAACAGCAGAGGCTGCTATTCATGCGCTTGAAACCGAGGAAGTAACTTCTGACCCTAGTATTTCCCAGAATGCTGCTTTAGCCAGTATGGTTGCAGAAACTAAGGCTAGAATTATGGCAGAGTATAGGGAACATCTAAATGCTTATGATAATAATACAGAGGAAATGCAAGTTCGTGCTGATCAAAATGATAAAGTAGAAAAAATGCTTCGGTTACGCGCATTACGTGCGCAACGTTTAGAGTTATATCGTTTACGACGTCATCGAGCAATAGGTGATGATATTGTTAGACAAGTGTTAGATGAATTAGATTTGCAGGAAGCTACCTTGAGTGGAGCAACATCCGCTCATTAA
- the tolB gene encoding Tol-Pal system beta propeller repeat protein TolB, with amino-acid sequence MKKFIHILILYVIAFMGAANAADAIVIDGGSNKAISIAVVPFGDSGAPDIATLVGNDLYNTGIFEPLPRQNMLSTPHRPNEVAFRDWSAVNAQFLLIGNASNVGGKIQVQYYLYNVASQQQIFTGTAVGSPNQTRKLAHYVADQVFEKLTAIKGAFSTKLLYVTSAGNNSYTLQMSDYDGANSVTLLNSKEPILSPRFSPDNRKVVYVSFESKRPRIYMQDIATGTRDQLTNYVGLNSAPSWSPDGQRLAFVSSKDGNPEIYTMRLDSKLVHRLTNNNAIDTEPFWSKDGRSIYFTSDRSGSPQIYKINVATGSTERVTSTGNYNANPKLSADDGMLVMVHRQDGYRNFVIATQNLVTNRVSILSNTNLDESPTIAPNGTMVIYATRKQGKGVLMLASINGRVRIELPIDNGDIREPSWSPFIK; translated from the coding sequence GTGAAAAAGTTTATTCACATTCTCATCTTATATGTCATTGCTTTTATGGGCGCTGCCAATGCGGCAGATGCAATTGTTATTGATGGTGGCAGTAATAAAGCTATTTCTATTGCTGTAGTGCCCTTTGGGGACTCTGGTGCACCTGATATTGCCACTTTGGTAGGCAATGATTTATACAATACAGGTATTTTTGAGCCATTACCTCGCCAAAATATGTTAAGCACCCCTCATCGACCTAACGAGGTTGCTTTTAGAGATTGGAGTGCTGTTAATGCTCAGTTCTTGTTAATAGGTAATGCAAGTAATGTGGGAGGCAAAATACAAGTGCAATATTATTTGTATAATGTTGCCTCACAACAGCAAATTTTTACTGGTACTGCTGTGGGTTCACCTAATCAAACTAGAAAGCTAGCGCATTATGTGGCTGATCAAGTATTTGAAAAGTTAACAGCTATCAAAGGTGCTTTCTCTACAAAATTACTGTATGTAACTTCAGCTGGCAATAATAGTTATACGTTACAAATGTCTGACTATGATGGTGCTAATTCAGTTACCTTGTTAAATTCAAAAGAACCTATTCTTTCGCCACGTTTTTCTCCAGATAATAGAAAAGTGGTTTATGTATCTTTTGAGAGCAAACGCCCACGTATCTATATGCAGGATATTGCGACAGGTACCCGCGATCAATTAACTAATTACGTGGGGTTAAATAGTGCGCCTTCTTGGTCTCCAGATGGTCAAAGATTAGCTTTTGTATCCTCTAAAGATGGTAACCCAGAAATTTATACGATGCGTTTAGATAGCAAGTTAGTACATCGTTTAACTAATAATAATGCGATTGATACTGAGCCTTTCTGGAGTAAAGATGGTAGAAGCATTTATTTTACCTCTGACCGTTCAGGCAGCCCGCAGATTTATAAAATAAATGTAGCAACAGGTAGTACAGAGCGAGTAACAAGTACAGGTAACTATAATGCTAATCCTAAGTTATCTGCAGATGATGGTATGTTGGTGATGGTACATCGTCAAGATGGCTATCGTAATTTTGTGATTGCAACACAAAATTTAGTAACCAATAGAGTGAGTATCTTATCTAATACTAATTTAGATGAGTCACCTACTATTGCACCCAATGGAACAATGGTAATCTATGCAACACGTAAACAAGGTAAAGGCGTTTTGATGTTAGCTTCTATTAACGGACGCGTTCGCATTGAGTTACCAATTGATAATGGAGATATACGTGAGCCTTCATGGTCACCTTTTATAAAATGA
- the queC gene encoding 7-cyano-7-deazaguanine synthase QueC has protein sequence MSTTNSIKKAIILLSGGLDSATVLAMAKAEGYQCHTISFDYGQRHRAELNAAEQVSKQLGAVSHKVIKLGLGDIGGSALTDESIDVPEAPCEGIPITYVPARNTVFLSLALGLAEVTEAQDIFIGVNAVDYSGYPDCRPEYIAAFEKMANLATKAGVEGKPFHIQAPLQNLSKAQIIQRGIASGVDYALTISCYQADEQGYACGKCDSCRLRAEGFKQAGVADPTRYA, from the coding sequence ATGTCTACTACAAACTCAATTAAAAAAGCGATTATTTTATTATCAGGTGGCTTGGATTCAGCCACTGTTTTAGCCATGGCCAAAGCTGAAGGTTACCAATGTCATACTATTAGTTTTGATTATGGGCAACGCCATAGAGCGGAACTTAATGCAGCTGAACAGGTCTCTAAACAACTAGGTGCTGTTTCTCATAAAGTAATAAAGTTAGGATTAGGGGATATAGGTGGTTCAGCGTTAACGGATGAATCCATTGATGTGCCAGAAGCTCCTTGTGAGGGTATCCCTATTACTTATGTACCTGCACGTAATACGGTGTTTTTATCGTTAGCACTAGGTTTAGCTGAAGTGACAGAAGCACAGGATATTTTTATTGGTGTGAATGCAGTTGATTATTCAGGTTATCCTGATTGCCGTCCAGAGTATATTGCTGCTTTTGAAAAAATGGCTAATTTAGCCACTAAGGCTGGTGTAGAAGGTAAGCCATTTCATATTCAAGCACCTTTACAGAATTTATCAAAAGCACAAATTATTCAGCGTGGTATAGCTAGTGGTGTAGATTACGCGTTAACTATTTCATGTTATCAGGCTGATGAACAAGGATATGCTTGTGGTAAGTGCGATAGTTGTCGCTTAAGAGCAGAAGGTTTTAAACAAGCTGGGGTTGCAGACCCAACACGCTATGCATAG
- the tolR gene encoding protein TolR: MNVVPYIDVMLVLLVIFMVTAPMLNQGVKVDLPKVTSEPLPSDTKQKILTVSVKADSTYYLSYGEGVDNTGAGNKAISLQDMTSQVTKIITAPGNAGSQVFIRGDKTASYGLVMAAMSALQQAGVSNVGLITESPNG; the protein is encoded by the coding sequence ATGAATGTAGTACCTTACATTGATGTAATGTTAGTGCTATTAGTTATTTTTATGGTAACTGCACCCATGTTAAACCAAGGGGTAAAGGTCGACTTACCAAAAGTAACCAGTGAACCACTACCTTCTGATACAAAGCAGAAGATTCTTACTGTATCAGTGAAAGCAGACAGTACCTACTACCTTTCCTATGGTGAGGGAGTAGATAATACAGGGGCTGGTAACAAAGCAATTTCATTGCAAGATATGACTAGCCAAGTGACTAAAATTATTACTGCACCAGGCAATGCAGGTAGCCAAGTATTTATTCGTGGTGACAAAACAGCGAGTTATGGATTAGTGATGGCAGCTATGTCAGCTTTACAACAAGCAGGCGTTAGCAATGTTGGATTGATAACAGAGTCTCCTAATGGCTAA